In the genome of Vicinamibacteria bacterium, one region contains:
- a CDS encoding ABC transporter substrate-binding protein — translation MKEGLLALLLLSAPARVVEPPARVASLNLTADEILVELLPPGRLVAVTAWADDPHMSNVAGRVPSSAYRFQKTDLERLVALSPDLVVVSEYTDADFLHLLETSGLRHHRMTGLNSLSGYRAALLELGRVVGASEAAARLAARYDAVLAELSHRLSGAVPPRVLYWADPHTAGEGTAFDALIEAGGGRNVGRELGVKGIMPIGAERAFLADPDVILVGTWEGAASSLKEHPLLSRMRAVKEGRIVEMPNELLVTLSHHAAEACWYLGHALHPDRVPRARP, via the coding sequence ATGAAAGAAGGCCTTCTCGCCCTGCTTCTGCTGTCCGCTCCCGCCCGGGTGGTGGAGCCCCCCGCGCGCGTCGCCTCCCTGAACCTGACCGCCGACGAGATCCTGGTCGAGCTCCTTCCCCCCGGCCGTCTGGTCGCGGTGACTGCCTGGGCCGACGACCCCCACATGTCCAACGTGGCCGGGCGCGTCCCGTCCTCCGCCTACAGATTCCAGAAAACCGACTTGGAGCGTCTGGTGGCGCTGTCCCCCGACCTCGTGGTGGTGTCGGAATACACCGACGCCGACTTCCTCCACCTGCTGGAGACCTCGGGCCTCCGCCACCACCGCATGACGGGGCTCAACTCGCTTTCCGGCTACCGCGCCGCCCTCCTCGAGCTTGGGCGGGTGGTGGGTGCATCCGAGGCCGCGGCCCGGCTCGCCGCCCGCTATGACGCGGTGTTGGCGGAGCTCTCTCACCGGCTCTCGGGTGCGGTGCCTCCCCGCGTGCTTTACTGGGCGGATCCCCACACTGCGGGGGAGGGGACGGCATTCGACGCCCTTATCGAGGCGGGGGGCGGGAGGAACGTGGGGCGGGAGCTCGGCGTCAAAGGTATCATGCCCATCGGCGCGGAGCGCGCGTTTCTGGCCGACCCCGACGTGATCCTCGTCGGGACCTGGGAGGGTGCGGCATCGTCGCTCAAAGAGCATCCCCTCCTCTCCCGGATGCGGGCGGTGAAGGAGGGACGCATCGTTGAGATGCCGAACGAGCTGCTCGTGACCCTCAGCCACCACGCGGCCGAGGCCTGCTGGTATCTCGGCCACGCCCTGCACCCGGACCGCGTGCCGCGGGCCCGTCCGTGA
- a CDS encoding MoaD/ThiS family protein, translating into MPITVHVPGYLCDVTGGRSMVALEATPATVGEALLALAALHPGVRDRVMNEQGQVQSQVNVFVGRQSIIHTGGLRTPLGDGAELYILPALSAG; encoded by the coding sequence ATGCCGATCACCGTGCACGTTCCCGGCTACCTCTGTGATGTCACCGGAGGGAGGAGCATGGTCGCGCTCGAGGCCACGCCCGCCACCGTGGGCGAGGCGCTCCTGGCTCTCGCCGCCCTCCACCCCGGGGTGCGGGACCGGGTCATGAACGAGCAGGGCCAGGTGCAGTCCCAGGTGAACGTGTTCGTGGGCCGCCAGAGCATCATCCACACCGGCGGCCTCCGCACGCCCCTCGGAGACGGGGCCGAGCTCTATATCCTTCCCGCCCTGAGCGCCGGGTAG